Proteins from one Methanobrevibacter millerae genomic window:
- a CDS encoding HAD family hydrolase gives MKKAIVFDNSGTLIERYRVIKDVMSGNIFTDINSLDLIDQSDSLALVVLQYNTNKLLDLDSNTLISDVIREYDIDFDVSFTRFETTKEDVREILLNEKSAVVKDITDGFPILKKLVPHMELCNGSAVILDMDIGIIAYTITSSGKLFDGVVDTIDNLKSQGYEIVLASGDRKGAINRLADMLGVNKDNAHGSVSTRGKCEVVKSLQDEGYKVMMVGDGLNDVLAFNRADVSVLTVEQQEEVSPKLMDKTDYIIESIREVKDIDF, from the coding sequence ATGAAAAAAGCTATTGTATTTGATAACTCAGGAACGTTAATTGAGCGTTATAGGGTTATTAAGGACGTAATGTCTGGCAATATCTTCACAGATATCAATTCACTCGATTTAATTGACCAGTCCGACTCCCTTGCATTGGTAGTGCTTCAATACAATACAAACAAATTGCTGGATTTGGATTCCAACACATTGATTTCCGATGTAATAAGGGAATATGACATTGATTTTGACGTGAGCTTCACCCGATTTGAAACCACCAAAGAAGATGTTAGGGAAATTCTGCTTAATGAAAAGTCAGCCGTTGTAAAAGACATCACCGACGGGTTTCCAATCCTCAAAAAGCTTGTTCCCCACATGGAACTGTGCAACGGATCAGCTGTCATTCTGGATATGGACATCGGAATCATTGCCTATACGATAACTTCTTCAGGCAAACTCTTTGACGGCGTTGTGGATACAATAGATAATTTGAAGTCCCAGGGCTATGAAATCGTTCTGGCATCAGGCGACAGAAAGGGAGCTATTAATAGACTGGCCGACATGCTTGGAGTCAATAAGGACAATGCACACGGCAGCGTTTCCACCAGGGGAAAATGTGAAGTTGTAAAGTCCCTTCAGGATGAAGGATACAAGGTAATGATGGTCGGTGACGGACTAAATGACGTTCTGGCATTCAACAGGGCTGATGTCAGCGTATTGACTGTCGAGCAGCAGGAAGAGGTCTCACCCAAACTGATGGATAAGACTGACTACATTATCGAAAGCATCCGCGAAGTAAAGGACATCGATTTTTAA
- a CDS encoding sugar phosphate isomerase/epimerase family protein, with protein MKIGFTTLSMFMDDNLEIIKKAHEHNFEMIEILGESPFFKKENTMAFKDCGLEVSIHAPTVDINIASLNEGIRAESLKQMKECIDYAESINAHAVTVHAGKIGRNDPPLRNMALELACESISELVDYAENVIISVENLPVRQAFLGNKIEELELFKSECGCNITIDVGHGNTTGNNEELLELKDITYCHLNDNDGVKDQHIALGDGTLDLSLLKRIDKGIIELNNFNNILKSKKVIEDNL; from the coding sequence ATGAAAATCGGTTTTACAACTCTATCCATGTTTATGGACGATAATCTGGAAATAATAAAAAAAGCTCATGAACACAACTTTGAGATGATAGAAATACTTGGAGAATCACCATTTTTTAAAAAGGAAAACACTATGGCTTTTAAAGACTGTGGATTAGAGGTATCAATACATGCTCCGACAGTGGACATTAACATAGCCAGTTTAAATGAAGGAATAAGAGCTGAAAGCTTAAAACAAATGAAGGAATGTATAGATTATGCCGAAAGCATTAATGCACATGCAGTAACCGTTCATGCAGGTAAAATTGGCAGGAACGACCCCCCATTAAGAAATATGGCCCTTGAATTAGCATGTGAAAGCATATCTGAATTGGTTGACTATGCTGAAAACGTTATAATTTCAGTTGAAAACCTGCCTGTAAGACAGGCTTTTCTTGGAAACAAGATAGAAGAGCTTGAATTATTTAAAAGCGAATGTGGATGTAATATAACCATTGATGTGGGTCATGGAAACACAACCGGGAACAATGAGGAACTGCTTGAGTTAAAAGACATTACCTACTGCCATCTGAATGACAACGACGGCGTCAAGGACCAGCACATTGCACTGGGCGATGGAACCCTTGATTTAAGTCTTTTAAAAAGAATCGACAAGGGAATCATTGAGCTGAACAACTTCAACAATATCCTCAAAAGCAAAAAGGTCATTGAAGACAATTTGTAG